One stretch of Miscanthus floridulus cultivar M001 chromosome 18, ASM1932011v1, whole genome shotgun sequence DNA includes these proteins:
- the LOC136523173 gene encoding uncharacterized protein, which produces MGNKRTKKGAKKVVQESQPLEDTPLGNDARKRRVPTLVMWYLLVTDRLRRIFLNPKEAALMTWWDDERKVDDDVIAHPADGSQWKDFNDNNKDFSQDPRNVWFALSTDGMNPFNERMSDHSTWPVILTMYNISTYLCHKRKYLFLTILISGPQQPGIDIDVFLEPVMQEFERLWKFGEPMYDALRQEDFTLRAILFMTINNHPMLFALYGQIKGKTGCLVCLDDTKWVWLDGSKKVVYIRNRRFLKKGHKYRGKLYLRFYGNIPEDDPPPERRHNGQHVFKMVKTIQIVYGKKNPDGTIRDRSTPPIEGKNVFESLIGTLMDTAKSKDGLKARRDMEQLNMMLELHPVLQDNGKYNLPTACYNLDIEERRALLTSVKNLKVPTEFLTNPKKLVLMKDLSFHYCKAHDCHMMLTVYLPIAIRAIKPEFLKMAITHMCYFFSKLSQKSFRRQELSDLHDFMVET; this is translated from the exons atggggaacaAGAGGACTAAGAAGGGTgcgaaaaaggtggtacaagaatctcaacccctagaggacactccattaggcaatgatgcaaggaaaagaagagttcctaccttggtaatgtggtacctgctagtgaccgaccgcttgaggcgtatCTTCCTGAACCCTAAGGAAGCCgcgctcatgacatggtgggatgacgAGCGCAAGGTAGATGACGATGTGATTGCACACCCAGCCGATGGTAGTCAGTGGAAAGACTTCAATGACAACAACAAAGACTTTAGCCaagacccaaggaatgtatggttcgccttgagcaccgatggaatgaatcccttcaatgagaggatgagcgaccacagcacttggccagtgatcctGACAATGTACAACATCTCGACGTACTTGTGTCATAAGAGAAAGTACCTTTTTCTCACTATTCTTATATCTGGCCCtcaacaaccaggcattgatatagacgtgttcctcgagcctgtgatgcaagaatttgaaagaCTATGGAAGtttggggagccgatgtacgatgcgctTCGACAGGAGGACTTCACATTAAGAGCAATACTTTTTATGACTATCAACAATCACCCCATGCTGTTTGCCTTGTATGGACAGATCAAAGGCAAGACGGGATGCTTAGTATGTTTGGATGATACTAAATGGGTGTGGCTAGATGGATCCAAGAAGGTTGTTTACATAAGGAATCGTCGCTTCTTAAAGAAGGGTCACAAGTACCGCGGCAAATTGTACTTGAGATTCTATGGCAACATCCCAGAGGATGacccccctccggagagacgtcataatggacaACATGTGTTCAAAATGGTGAAAACCATACagatcgtctatggaaagaagaatccagatggaacgatcagagatagaagcacacctcctatcgaaggc aagaatgtctttgagagtctcatcggtaccttgatggacacagccaagtcaaaggatggtctaaaagcgcGGAGGGACATGgagcagctaaacatgatgctaGAGCTTCACCCAGtacttcaggataatggaaaataCAATCTGCCCACGGCTTGCTACAACCTAGACATAGAAGAGAGGAGAGCTTTACTCACATCCGTGAAGAACCTTAAAGTCCCCACTGAGTTTTTGACAAACCCGAAGAAGCTAGTGTTGATGAAGGACCTCTCATTTCactactgcaaggctcacgattgtcatatgatgctgacagtgtacctaccaattgcaatcagggctatcaAGCCAGAGTTCCTGAAGatggccatcacccacatgtgctacttcttttcaaagctCTCACAGAAGTCATTTCGCAGGCaagagctaagtgacctacatgaTTTCATGGTGGAGACCTAG
- the LOC136520780 gene encoding uncharacterized protein produces the protein MEYRKSWMYGWSRIDEGFCEEVDKFIEAVKKHASTLRYNKDTIICPCKDCKNRIAFADVDTIKSHLVMRGFVPDYTVWIHHGETMVVDDDNNDQEEDALLYQYTNEVDEDMGYDPGNKQGGDFGNQQCVDDAGGAGADGGAREGDKDDSDHLEDMLRAIGPEILLQKRGLQNLERVKTTSKETVYGAEKGCPTH, from the coding sequence atggagtacaggaagtcttggatgtatggttggTCAAGGATCGATGAaggtttctgtgaagaggtggacaaatttattgaagccgtaaaGAAGCATGCATCAACGTTGAGAtataataaggatacaattatttgtccctgcaaagattgcaagaaccgtattgCATTTGCAGATGTGGATACCATCAAATCACACCTggttatgcgaggatttgttccggactacacagtgtggattcatcatggtgagaCAATGGTTGTTGATGACGACAACAATGATCAAGAAGAAGACGCGCTTCTGTACCAATACACAAATGAGGTTGATGAAGACATGGGCTATGACCCTGGCAATAAACAAGGTGGTGACTTTGGCAATCAACAATGTGttgatgatgctggtggtgctggtgctgATGGCGGAGCACGTGAGGGGGATAAAGATGACAGTGACCATTTGGAGGACATGCTTCGGgccattggaccagaaatattacTACAAAAGAGAGGTCTACAAAATCTAGAGAGGGTGAAAACAAcgtcgaaggagactgtgtatggtgctgagaagggttgtccgacacactaG